The genomic segment ATAGCAGCCACTTCCAGGCCCAGCCGCGCGGCCTCTTCCGCCTCGATTGCCGTGGACATGCCGACCGCGTCCGCCCCGCACGCGGCCAGCGCGCGTATCTCGGCCGGTGTTTCATAACTCGGCCCGGTGAGCGCCGCATACACACCCGCGAGCAGCTCGCACCCGGCCCGCGCCTCGTGCGCCTGCATCAGTTCGAGCAAGCGCCGCGAGTACGGCCCGGACGGCCCCCCGGAACTCGCCAACTCCCGCCACGAGTTCGGTTGGAGCAGCTTGATGTGTTCGCGGATCGCCATGAGGCCGCCGGGTGCGAGCGCCGGGTGAATGCCGCCGGCCGCGTTCGTGAGAACGATGCGGGTCGCGCCGAGCTTCGCCGCAACGCGCACGGTACCGGTGATTACGGACCAGGGGAGCCCTTCGTAGAAGTG from the Frigoriglobus tundricola genome contains:
- a CDS encoding purine-nucleoside phosphorylase — translated: MPAFATFARARRSLGPRTAVVLGSGLGGATAAFAERASVDFRNVPGLVLPSVQGHGGRLAVGTWAGVPALLFLGRLHFYEGLPWSVITGTVRVAAKLGATRIVLTNAAGGIHPALAPGGLMAIREHIKLLQPNSWRELASSGGPSGPYSRRLLELMQAHEARAGCELLAGVYAALTGPSYETPAEIRALAACGADAVGMSTAIEAEEAARLGLEVAAISCITNKAAGLSAAPLDHAEVLANAQLSVGRMGELLGRLIATPLRE